One window of Thermocoleostomius sinensis A174 genomic DNA carries:
- a CDS encoding DUF6737 family protein codes for MASSPPTVWHYKPWWCQPWSIVLTGIVAIGGSWWLLRLVWVTVLVAIPVLVWMGFFLLIYPQVMANDLANLANEQTQASDGATDGATHRTASRD; via the coding sequence ATGGCATCTTCTCCTCCCACAGTTTGGCACTACAAACCTTGGTGGTGTCAGCCGTGGTCAATTGTTCTCACTGGAATTGTGGCGATCGGCGGCAGTTGGTGGCTCTTGCGCCTGGTTTGGGTGACGGTGCTAGTGGCGATTCCTGTTTTGGTCTGGATGGGCTTCTTTTTGTTGATCTATCCTCAGGTGATGGCGAACGACCTAGCGAACCTCGCCAATGAACAAACACAAGCCTCTGATGGGGCTACTGATGGGGCTACTCACAGGACCGCCTCTAGAGATTGA
- a CDS encoding LCP family protein — MSKSFSTSPKVLKPPVSHRRKWLWLLLSLIGVASVSASAGALLAVTIAGTPFMHRAFTGTSKPVFEFNHDEPISTGMNFRLPKLTRPVNILVLGTKILTSDVVDPPEELRDQGYHALVNRLDGLTDTMLLVRFNPQTHQVAVLSLPRDTRTWVEGAGLTKLNEANLLGGPALTARSVSELLGGVSIDRYIRINVQGVEKLIDALGGVTVYVPQDMKYQDDSQHLYINLKKGEQHLNGEQAMQFLRFRYDEYGDIGRVQRQQMLMRELMEQALQPSTLPRLPQILSVIQSNLDTNLSVEELVALVGFAAQTDRPNAQMLMLPGGFDSETGAGYWLPSHSEIDIMVQQYFGHTQATYGYELPSGAAYVRVVVQDSTGDAYALQKLMNLLGNAGYGNVYVEDKSWEQDLPDTRIIAQHGDIRNAEAIHKALGFGEVLVESTGNLESDITIRLGQDALQILHPPADIPDAEYPIESPVPEAAAIESGHESVDPSGAIDPAIDDLSPDNAPTVWETEQLEVLSEELPSSVQLD, encoded by the coding sequence GTGTCCAAAAGTTTTTCAACCTCCCCTAAAGTTCTGAAGCCGCCAGTCAGTCATCGTCGCAAGTGGCTCTGGCTTCTCTTAAGCTTGATCGGGGTGGCCAGTGTATCAGCGTCGGCTGGCGCATTGCTTGCCGTCACGATCGCTGGTACACCCTTTATGCATCGAGCCTTCACTGGAACGAGCAAGCCTGTCTTTGAGTTCAACCACGATGAACCCATTTCCACAGGCATGAACTTTCGGCTACCAAAGCTAACTCGCCCAGTTAATATTTTGGTGCTAGGCACCAAGATTCTAACGTCCGATGTGGTAGATCCCCCTGAAGAATTGCGTGACCAGGGGTACCATGCTTTGGTTAATCGGCTTGATGGTTTAACGGATACTATGCTGCTGGTGCGGTTCAATCCTCAGACGCATCAAGTAGCGGTGCTGTCATTGCCACGAGATACTCGAACCTGGGTAGAAGGGGCAGGCTTAACCAAGCTAAATGAGGCTAATCTGTTAGGTGGCCCGGCGTTGACGGCGCGATCGGTGAGCGAATTGTTGGGAGGGGTGAGCATCGATCGTTATATTCGCATTAATGTGCAAGGGGTAGAGAAACTGATTGACGCCCTGGGCGGGGTAACGGTGTATGTGCCGCAAGACATGAAATATCAAGACGATAGCCAACACCTTTACATCAACCTTAAAAAAGGAGAACAGCACCTCAACGGCGAACAAGCCATGCAGTTTCTCAGATTCCGCTATGACGAATATGGCGATATTGGCCGAGTGCAACGCCAGCAGATGTTAATGCGAGAATTGATGGAACAAGCCTTACAGCCTTCTACCCTACCTCGATTGCCACAAATTCTTTCGGTCATTCAATCGAACCTTGATACAAACCTCAGCGTGGAAGAGTTGGTAGCCCTGGTTGGGTTCGCTGCTCAAACCGATCGTCCCAATGCTCAAATGTTGATGTTGCCTGGTGGGTTTGATAGCGAAACTGGGGCTGGCTATTGGTTGCCGTCGCACAGTGAGATTGACATCATGGTGCAGCAGTATTTTGGTCATACTCAGGCTACCTATGGATACGAGTTGCCTAGTGGTGCCGCCTATGTTCGAGTGGTCGTACAAGACAGCACGGGTGATGCCTATGCGCTGCAAAAGTTAATGAATCTCTTGGGAAATGCGGGCTATGGCAATGTCTATGTCGAAGATAAATCCTGGGAACAGGACTTGCCAGACACACGCATTATTGCTCAACACGGCGATATCCGTAATGCCGAAGCTATTCACAAGGCGCTGGGGTTTGGGGAAGTGTTGGTCGAAAGCACGGGCAATTTAGAGTCTGATATCACTATTCGTTTGGGACAAGATGCTCTACAAATCTTGCATCCCCCTGCTGATATTCCAGATGCCGAATATCCGATCGAATCGCCAGTACCAGAAGCCGCTGCGATCGAATCTGGGCATGAGTCAGTGGACCCAAGCGGCGCGATTGATCCAGCCATCGACGACTTATCGCCAGACAATGCCCCTACCGTTTGGGAAACTGAACAATTAGAGGTACTATCCGAGGAACTGCCTTCTTCGGTGCAACTTGACTAG
- the gntT gene encoding guanitoxin biosynthesis MATE family efflux transporter GntT, whose amino-acid sequence MPFALPSHYNFLPRFYRLSSVSVLSNMMVPLAGLVDTAFLGHLTDIRHLAGVILASILFDYLYRVLKFLRSSTNAITAQAVGRDDPKAIVLAGVRSGLIALAIGLVILLLQYPLQKAGFAILSGSQDVEASGVDYFYARIWGAPAVLLNFVLIGWFLGQEKNGLVLVMSIVGNGSNVLLDYLMISQWGWASAGAGLATAASQYLSLLIGLIGMGVIVPWTAVSAAWSEIFDWAALKETVALKGNILIRFLVLISTYAIFTNLSSAMGTTTLAQNGLLLQIALLSQFTIQGVGMTTQTLIGNFKSKGTIDRLLPVLIVSVLTTLPIALTFALVSILFPETVFGLLTNHAEVNAHITNYTLWLLPLLEITAVAFMLEGYFIGLKAGETLRNAVLIAFGLGFIPVAVTAWYVHSNHLLWLSLVMYVTVTALVLGWHLPKTLERSDVPDQRPLPSS is encoded by the coding sequence ATGCCGTTTGCACTTCCAAGTCACTACAATTTTTTGCCTCGTTTCTACCGTTTGTCATCGGTCAGCGTGCTCTCTAATATGATGGTACCTTTGGCGGGGCTAGTGGATACGGCCTTCCTGGGGCACTTGACCGACATTCGACATTTGGCTGGCGTCATTTTGGCGTCTATCCTGTTCGATTATTTATATCGAGTACTGAAGTTTCTGCGATCGAGTACAAATGCTATCACAGCGCAAGCAGTGGGGCGTGATGATCCAAAAGCGATTGTGTTGGCAGGAGTGCGCAGCGGTCTTATTGCCCTGGCGATCGGACTTGTGATCCTATTGCTGCAATATCCACTCCAAAAAGCAGGATTTGCTATTCTTAGCGGCTCGCAAGACGTAGAAGCATCGGGTGTGGACTATTTTTATGCTCGCATCTGGGGCGCACCCGCTGTATTGCTCAACTTTGTTTTGATTGGCTGGTTTCTAGGTCAAGAGAAGAATGGGCTGGTGCTGGTTATGTCGATCGTCGGCAACGGGTCTAATGTGTTGCTCGACTACTTGATGATTTCTCAATGGGGCTGGGCTAGCGCGGGAGCCGGACTGGCAACGGCTGCTAGTCAATACTTATCGTTGCTGATTGGACTAATTGGCATGGGCGTTATTGTTCCCTGGACGGCAGTTTCGGCGGCGTGGTCAGAGATATTTGATTGGGCGGCGCTGAAGGAAACGGTGGCACTAAAGGGTAATATTTTGATTCGGTTTTTGGTGCTCATTTCCACGTATGCCATTTTCACCAACCTAAGTTCGGCCATGGGAACAACCACACTCGCGCAGAATGGGTTGTTGTTGCAAATTGCCCTCTTGAGTCAGTTCACAATTCAAGGGGTTGGAATGACGACGCAAACGCTAATTGGTAATTTCAAAAGTAAAGGCACGATCGATCGGTTGTTGCCGGTGTTGATCGTGTCAGTATTGACAACGTTGCCGATCGCCCTTACCTTTGCGCTAGTTTCAATCCTGTTTCCAGAAACGGTATTTGGACTGCTTACAAATCATGCAGAAGTCAATGCCCACATCACCAACTACACCCTATGGCTGTTGCCGCTGCTGGAAATTACGGCCGTGGCGTTTATGTTGGAAGGCTATTTCATTGGGCTAAAAGCAGGCGAAACGCTGCGAAATGCCGTGTTGATAGCCTTTGGGTTGGGATTTATCCCTGTAGCAGTGACGGCGTGGTATGTGCACAGCAACCATCTGTTGTGGCTATCGCTGGTCATGTACGTAACGGTGACAGCGTTAGTGTTAGGCTGGCACTTGCCCAAAACGCTGGAGCGTTCGGATGTCCCCGACCAACGTCCGTTACCAAGCTCCTAG
- a CDS encoding sensor histidine kinase, whose amino-acid sequence MVRSHSQRMGSSRVAKSQACASDLEDGLPDDAVQGDWWERGLETHFANTLQLVTCCLRVDEQLRCVQASTAAAAITGLPIESHLNAALRDLFPHWSSTLEYCCQQVLKTKESVVNIALADEFVAENSTVEPPTDRRTWCVSCFFVAAPCPAVTVLLVETKPDQQATLDSHLKQIDRTRSITSGLVCNLPCNEMEFRDVASAEAELSDDLADDLVATAHLSPDLSPDLITLETLQQQFERERIINKIAMRILQSLELQEILDTTVTELRQFLHADRVIISQRSDEDQYTVVAESVSDEWPNCLGSLIRDPWLQSHLCLECLEHQPTKLIIDDLQSLPVSDEVRTWVNSLQVKSRLAIPIGFGEQLWGILSVHHCSAIHQWEPFEIELSEKLATQLAIAIQQSELHQQIQRLNDELENQVATRTAELQVAFEFEATLKRITDRVRDSLDEDQILQAAVRELALVLRISGCNASLYDLEQGTSTTCYEYTNSISPYQGRVSKFSAAAELYDQLLRGQYFQFCSLVPNPERGVVSMLACPILDDQEVIGDLWLIHHKSYAFTDQDIRLAQQVANQCAIAIRQARLYEKSQAQVKELERLNQLKDDFLSTVSHELRTPLSNIKMAIHMLRTAPTDEKRERYMSILEAECNRETELINDLLDLQKLENDSYCVTMEPIQLLDWLPNVIAPFSSRAQNRQQSLIVEAPEVDLVLMSDQRCLERILAELLNNACKYTPPNGTIVLRILQQPSMAIDESIRPVISFIVSNQANIPTTEIPRIFEKFYRIPKTDPWQQGGTGLGLALVKKLVETLQGTISASSQDGWTALRVDVPMLLAFEP is encoded by the coding sequence ATGGTTCGATCGCATTCTCAGCGCATGGGTTCCTCGCGGGTAGCCAAATCCCAAGCTTGCGCTTCTGACCTTGAAGATGGTCTGCCTGATGATGCAGTCCAAGGTGACTGGTGGGAGCGAGGCTTGGAAACTCATTTTGCAAATACTTTGCAATTAGTGACGTGTTGTTTGCGGGTAGATGAGCAGTTGCGTTGTGTACAAGCGAGTACTGCTGCTGCTGCCATCACTGGATTGCCGATTGAAAGTCACTTGAACGCAGCGCTGCGAGATTTATTTCCTCACTGGTCTTCTACCCTCGAGTACTGTTGCCAACAAGTGCTCAAAACTAAAGAATCTGTTGTAAATATTGCGCTAGCAGACGAGTTTGTTGCAGAAAACTCTACGGTAGAACCACCAACCGATCGTCGCACTTGGTGCGTCTCTTGCTTTTTTGTGGCCGCTCCCTGTCCTGCGGTTACAGTTTTGCTTGTAGAAACGAAACCCGATCAGCAAGCAACCTTGGATTCACATCTCAAACAGATTGATCGGACGCGCTCTATAACAAGCGGTCTGGTCTGCAACCTGCCATGTAACGAGATGGAATTTCGAGACGTTGCATCTGCTGAAGCTGAACTTTCTGACGATTTGGCTGACGATTTGGTCGCAACGGCACACCTGTCTCCTGATCTTTCTCCTGATCTAATTACCTTGGAAACGCTACAACAGCAGTTTGAACGCGAACGTATTATCAACAAGATTGCTATGCGAATTCTGCAATCACTGGAATTGCAGGAAATTCTTGATACGACCGTGACGGAATTGCGTCAGTTCTTGCACGCCGATCGCGTCATTATCAGTCAACGCAGCGACGAAGACCAGTATACCGTGGTTGCAGAATCCGTTAGTGACGAATGGCCGAATTGCTTAGGGAGTTTGATTCGCGATCCGTGGTTACAATCCCATCTGTGTTTGGAGTGTTTGGAGCACCAGCCGACGAAGTTGATAATTGATGATCTACAGTCGCTACCAGTCTCCGACGAGGTTAGAACTTGGGTAAACTCATTGCAAGTTAAATCAAGGTTAGCTATTCCGATCGGGTTTGGGGAACAGTTGTGGGGCATCTTATCGGTGCATCACTGTTCAGCCATTCATCAGTGGGAACCGTTTGAAATTGAACTGTCGGAAAAACTAGCGACGCAGTTGGCGATTGCCATTCAACAATCTGAGTTACACCAGCAAATTCAGCGACTCAATGACGAATTGGAGAATCAGGTTGCCACTCGCACGGCAGAGCTACAGGTTGCCTTTGAGTTTGAAGCCACCCTAAAACGCATCACCGATCGAGTGCGGGATAGTTTGGATGAAGATCAGATTTTGCAGGCAGCGGTGCGCGAATTGGCCTTGGTGCTACGAATTAGCGGTTGTAATGCGTCACTGTACGACCTAGAGCAAGGCACGTCCACCACCTGCTATGAATACACAAACTCAATTTCTCCCTACCAAGGACGGGTATCTAAGTTTTCGGCGGCGGCTGAACTCTATGATCAGTTATTGCGAGGGCAGTATTTTCAGTTTTGTTCGCTGGTTCCCAATCCCGAACGAGGGGTAGTATCCATGCTGGCTTGCCCAATTCTAGATGATCAGGAAGTAATTGGGGATTTATGGTTAATTCATCACAAGTCCTATGCGTTTACCGATCAAGATATTCGATTGGCTCAACAAGTGGCGAATCAGTGCGCGATTGCCATCCGTCAAGCGAGATTATATGAAAAATCACAAGCCCAGGTTAAAGAACTAGAACGCTTAAATCAATTGAAAGACGATTTTTTAAGTACGGTTTCTCATGAATTGCGTACACCCCTCTCCAATATCAAAATGGCGATTCATATGTTGCGCACTGCTCCGACTGATGAGAAACGAGAACGCTACATGTCAATCTTAGAAGCGGAATGCAATCGCGAAACTGAATTGATCAATGATCTGCTCGATTTGCAAAAACTAGAAAACGATTCCTACTGCGTCACCATGGAACCGATTCAGTTACTTGATTGGTTGCCAAACGTCATTGCGCCATTTTCATCGCGTGCTCAAAACCGTCAGCAATCGCTGATTGTTGAAGCACCGGAAGTCGATCTAGTTCTGATGTCGGATCAGCGCTGCCTAGAGCGAATTTTAGCTGAATTGCTCAATAATGCCTGTAAGTATACTCCGCCGAATGGCACGATCGTCTTGCGCATTTTGCAGCAGCCGAGTATGGCGATCGACGAGAGTATCCGTCCTGTTATCAGCTTCATCGTCAGCAATCAAGCCAACATTCCTACGACCGAAATTCCGCGCATCTTTGAAAAGTTCTACCGCATTCCCAAAACCGACCCGTGGCAACAAGGCGGTACAGGACTAGGATTAGCTCTGGTAAAGAAGCTGGTAGAAACACTACAAGGAACTATTAGTGCCAGCAGCCAAGATGGGTGGACGGCCTTGAGAGTGGATGTGCCTATGCTGCTCGCGTTTGAACCGTAG
- a CDS encoding MBL fold metallo-hydrolase, with the protein MHLTWLDNNSWLIEMAGQRILLDPWLVGPLVFGNLPWLFTGKHSQPRPIPEADLLLLSQGLEDHAHPETLQQIDRMIPVVASPNAAKVVQGLGYVNVTPLSHGEHFTLADRLEIQAVPGDPIGPFLVENAYILTDLERNIKLYYDPHGHHSPSLRNFAPVDVIITPLIDLRIPLLGPIIQGGETALQAVQWLNPQVIVPTAAGGDVVFEGALVSLLQAKGSPDEFRRLLEQHHLATRVMQPTPGQRVVVELSPVDG; encoded by the coding sequence ATGCATCTGACTTGGTTAGACAACAACTCCTGGCTGATTGAGATGGCAGGGCAGCGGATTCTGCTCGATCCGTGGTTGGTGGGGCCGCTGGTGTTTGGCAATCTTCCCTGGTTGTTTACTGGAAAGCATTCGCAGCCGCGCCCCATTCCTGAAGCAGATCTGTTGTTGTTGTCCCAAGGCTTGGAAGATCATGCTCATCCTGAAACCCTCCAGCAGATCGATCGTATGATTCCGGTGGTTGCCTCACCCAATGCGGCTAAGGTGGTGCAAGGATTGGGATATGTCAACGTCACACCTCTGTCGCATGGTGAGCACTTCACTCTTGCCGATCGGCTTGAAATCCAAGCGGTACCGGGAGATCCGATCGGGCCCTTTTTAGTAGAAAACGCCTACATTCTCACAGATCTAGAGCGGAATATAAAACTTTATTACGATCCTCACGGTCATCATTCCCCTTCACTGCGCAATTTTGCGCCTGTTGATGTTATCATCACGCCCTTGATTGATCTACGCATTCCCTTGCTGGGGCCCATCATCCAGGGCGGAGAAACTGCACTCCAAGCCGTGCAATGGTTAAACCCGCAGGTGATTGTGCCAACTGCTGCGGGTGGTGATGTGGTGTTTGAAGGGGCGTTGGTGTCACTATTGCAGGCGAAGGGTAGCCCGGACGAATTTCGTCGTTTGTTGGAACAGCATCATTTAGCGACCCGGGTGATGCAGCCGACACCAGGACAACGGGTTGTGGTGGAGCTATCTCCAGTTGACGGCTAA
- a CDS encoding glutamine synthetase family protein, translated as MESHLHTLLAAQQIEFVRVLWCDNANVIRAKAFHTRFLSEHQSHGVSISIAQQAIPVMYDAVASGSGLGPVGEAWLVPDWSTLRALPYAPGHARVIGNLVKDSQPWSLCPRGFLKRTIAQALEHGLDIMAAFENEFYLLKINSEGEIRPTDNTVFASTLSMDLNQSVIDAISEALITQGLPIERYYPESGGGQHELSIRYTHALQCADWQIAFRETVRGVALQHNLRSSFLPKLFADQAGSGCHLHLSLWQNGENLLPDREHPGQLSTIGRSFVAGILHHLPALMAITTPSVNSYRRLQPHCWSGAFRSWGYDNREAAVRIPSNPSLPSPTHIELKTVDATSNPYLALGAVIAAGLDGIQQGLDPGEPVPLDPGHLPEAERQSRSIDRLPETLAVAIEQFRQNQTLIHALGSDLTQAFLAVRQAEWEYLKDFTLEEEVRLLLERY; from the coding sequence ATGGAGAGCCACCTTCACACGTTGTTAGCAGCACAGCAGATTGAGTTTGTCCGAGTGCTGTGGTGCGACAATGCTAATGTGATCCGCGCCAAGGCGTTTCACACCCGCTTCCTAAGCGAACACCAATCTCACGGGGTCAGTATTTCGATTGCTCAACAGGCGATTCCAGTAATGTACGATGCCGTAGCGTCCGGCAGTGGTTTGGGTCCAGTGGGTGAAGCCTGGCTGGTGCCGGACTGGTCAACCCTCAGGGCACTTCCCTATGCACCTGGTCATGCACGGGTGATAGGCAATTTGGTCAAGGATAGTCAGCCGTGGTCGCTGTGTCCTCGCGGGTTTCTGAAACGAACAATCGCTCAAGCACTGGAGCATGGGTTAGACATTATGGCCGCCTTCGAGAATGAATTTTATTTGCTGAAGATCAACAGCGAGGGGGAAATTCGGCCCACAGACAATACGGTGTTTGCGTCAACGTTGAGCATGGATCTGAATCAGTCTGTGATTGATGCCATCTCTGAGGCATTGATTACCCAAGGCCTGCCGATCGAGCGCTACTATCCCGAGTCAGGTGGGGGACAGCACGAACTCTCGATTCGCTACACGCACGCTCTTCAGTGTGCAGACTGGCAAATTGCCTTTCGGGAAACGGTGCGAGGCGTAGCATTGCAGCACAACTTACGATCGTCCTTTTTGCCCAAACTCTTCGCTGATCAGGCTGGAAGTGGCTGCCATTTGCATCTCAGCTTGTGGCAAAACGGAGAGAACCTCTTGCCCGATCGCGAGCATCCAGGACAACTCTCAACGATCGGCCGATCGTTTGTGGCAGGTATTTTGCACCATCTTCCTGCATTGATGGCAATTACGACCCCCAGCGTCAATTCCTATCGTCGCTTACAACCCCATTGTTGGAGCGGGGCCTTTCGCAGTTGGGGATATGACAATCGAGAGGCCGCTGTCCGTATTCCCAGCAATCCAAGTCTTCCTAGCCCTACCCATATCGAACTGAAAACCGTCGATGCGACGTCCAATCCCTATCTAGCCCTAGGAGCGGTGATTGCAGCAGGTTTAGATGGCATTCAGCAAGGTCTTGATCCAGGTGAGCCAGTGCCCCTTGATCCAGGACATCTTCCCGAAGCCGAACGCCAATCTCGCTCAATCGATCGGCTACCGGAAACGTTAGCAGTGGCGATCGAGCAGTTCAGACAAAACCAAACGTTGATACATGCACTAGGATCTGACCTGACGCAAGCGTTTTTAGCAGTGCGTCAAGCCGAGTGGGAGTATCTCAAAGATTTTACCCTGGAAGAAGAGGTGCGCCTTTTGCTGGAGCGGTATTAG
- a CDS encoding sensor histidine kinase, protein MRFAVLAAPFRRLGNLWTDLSVRRKGTVVVAIPSACLLITVGAWIWSRHALQEIRVAIDYSESLIQRSDRLLITLLDAETGVRGYALTSDPTFLEPYNQAQGALEQELIQFEQTLRADDPDRLALFQDMTAAVARKMERLETTLSDIEASLQSPTPTVSVPLFYQEKEAMDTVRRLVAGFQQNEQQVLDNYEQQRQQVTDLTTLVLWLTILVSLVSFLATVFLFTYLDRTLRNRDVLLQENKELLQAILSHVVDGMVTLDAQGKIELFNPSAATMFGYGVEDVVGQDLGLLLDQPLPDAMETNGGQEVVAPWHRSKWQTKGRSKAGTVFPVEVSISDVQLDDRRIVIIRDISEFEQIEAKLQARADELARLTTMLAQTNTALEHRNRELEQFAYVASHDLKAPLRAIANLSEWIEEDLGGQLPDENQHQMRLLRGRVLRMEALINGLLEYSRIGRTQSSVDKVAVADIIADVIDSLDPPNSFTIDVAPNLPTLETKAVLLRQVFANLIGNAIKHHNRSNGHIQISAQEQEDSYKFAVSDDGPGIAAEYHDKVFVIFQTLQARDTKESTGIGLSIVKKIVEAEGGTVRLESQEGNGSTFSFTWPKQ, encoded by the coding sequence ATGCGTTTTGCAGTTCTTGCAGCCCCCTTTAGGCGGTTGGGCAATCTATGGACTGATCTGTCAGTGCGTCGCAAGGGAACCGTTGTGGTTGCAATTCCTTCGGCCTGTCTTTTGATTACAGTGGGAGCTTGGATTTGGTCGCGCCATGCCTTGCAAGAAATTCGCGTCGCGATCGACTATTCGGAATCCCTCATTCAACGCAGCGATCGACTGTTAATCACCCTTCTAGACGCCGAAACAGGCGTGCGGGGCTATGCTCTGACCTCTGATCCGACGTTTTTGGAGCCATACAATCAGGCACAGGGCGCATTAGAACAAGAGCTAATCCAGTTTGAACAGACCCTTCGAGCCGACGATCCCGATCGATTAGCCCTGTTTCAAGACATGACAGCGGCGGTTGCACGCAAAATGGAGCGTTTAGAGACCACCTTATCTGACATTGAAGCATCACTACAATCTCCAACCCCAACTGTCTCTGTGCCGTTGTTCTATCAAGAAAAGGAAGCAATGGACACGGTACGGCGTTTGGTAGCAGGCTTTCAGCAAAACGAACAGCAAGTGCTAGACAACTATGAGCAACAACGCCAACAGGTAACAGACCTAACGACGCTGGTGTTGTGGTTGACAATTTTGGTCAGTCTCGTCAGCTTTTTAGCAACCGTTTTTTTGTTCACTTATCTTGATCGAACGTTGCGAAACCGTGATGTGTTGTTGCAGGAAAATAAAGAGTTGCTGCAAGCTATCCTCTCCCATGTCGTAGACGGCATGGTGACATTAGACGCTCAAGGCAAAATTGAACTGTTTAATCCCTCGGCTGCCACTATGTTTGGCTATGGAGTCGAGGATGTTGTAGGGCAAGACCTCGGTTTGTTGTTAGACCAACCCCTACCGGATGCGATGGAAACCAATGGAGGACAGGAAGTGGTGGCTCCTTGGCATCGATCGAAATGGCAAACGAAAGGACGTAGCAAAGCGGGTACGGTGTTTCCTGTTGAGGTATCAATCAGTGATGTGCAACTTGACGATCGCCGCATTGTCATCATTCGGGACATCAGTGAGTTTGAGCAAATTGAAGCCAAATTACAGGCACGGGCTGATGAACTGGCTCGCCTCACCACGATGTTGGCCCAAACTAACACAGCCCTAGAACACCGAAATCGTGAGCTTGAACAATTTGCCTATGTGGCCTCTCATGACCTCAAGGCCCCCCTACGGGCGATCGCCAATTTATCCGAGTGGATTGAGGAAGATCTAGGCGGACAGTTGCCCGACGAAAATCAGCATCAAATGCGCTTGCTGCGGGGGCGCGTGCTGCGGATGGAAGCCTTGATTAATGGACTGTTGGAATATTCACGCATTGGGCGGACCCAATCATCCGTAGATAAAGTAGCAGTGGCAGATATCATTGCCGATGTCATTGATTCGCTCGATCCGCCGAATTCTTTCACGATCGACGTGGCTCCCAATTTGCCCACTTTGGAAACCAAAGCTGTACTGCTGCGTCAGGTGTTTGCTAACTTAATTGGCAATGCGATTAAACATCACAATCGATCGAATGGACACATTCAAATCTCGGCACAAGAGCAGGAAGACTCTTATAAATTTGCCGTGAGCGATGACGGACCAGGCATTGCCGCCGAATATCATGACAAGGTGTTTGTAATTTTTCAAACCTTGCAAGCGCGAGACACCAAGGAAAGTACAGGCATCGGTTTATCGATTGTCAAAAAAATTGTGGAAGCAGAAGGTGGTACGGTGCGGCTAGAGTCCCAAGAAGGGAATGGATCAACGTTTTCTTTTACCTGGCCAAAACAATGA
- a CDS encoding response regulator: protein MIEAVEKMINILLVEDDEVDVMNVKRAFKKSNISNPLFVASNGLEALAMLRGEGESPQIPASRRLILLDLNMPKMGGIEFLHELRADPNLRMTPVIVLTTSNQDRDRVEAYQLNVAGYILKPVTFSNFAEAMITLNKYWMLCEMP from the coding sequence ATGATAGAAGCGGTTGAAAAGATGATTAACATCTTGCTAGTTGAAGATGACGAAGTTGATGTCATGAACGTCAAGCGAGCGTTCAAAAAAAGCAACATCTCAAATCCCCTCTTTGTTGCGTCAAATGGACTAGAAGCGTTGGCGATGCTGCGGGGTGAAGGCGAATCGCCTCAAATTCCCGCAAGTCGGCGTTTAATTCTGCTTGACCTTAACATGCCCAAAATGGGCGGCATCGAGTTTTTGCATGAGTTGCGGGCCGATCCCAATCTACGCATGACTCCTGTCATTGTGTTGACGACCTCAAATCAAGACCGCGATCGGGTGGAAGCTTACCAGCTAAACGTAGCAGGTTATATTCTGAAACCCGTTACTTTCTCTAACTTCGCTGAGGCGATGATCACGCTCAACAAATACTGGATGCTGTGCGAGATGCCGTAG